Below is a window of Bremerella alba DNA.
GACTTGATCGAAGAGGAGGGCTCGCCCAGCATCCACTCGATCTTTTGTCGAACCGACGCCTGCGGTGCGATGGTCAGGTCCGATCTTCGTTGGCTTGCCTTCCAGGTATTCCAATCAAAAGCATGCAGCAGCACTTCTGGGAAATCGGACTGCTTGGCTTCGCTCCGGCCAAAGGCCATGTCAAAGTAATCGAGGTTGTGCTGAACCTGCTCGTTTGTGATCGGGCCGTGATTTCCTTTGCGATAACTCAAGCAAATGTTTTCCGACTTGCCGTATAGGTCCCATGCTTTCTTGGCATTCAGGTAACTGCGTTCGACACCAAAAGTTGGATCGCCGCCGTCGTTGTAGGCGGTATCAATCATCAGGTGGCGCGGGGCGATGCAGGCAATCAACGCATTGCTTGCAATGGGAAGCTCATTCTCACGCCCCTGAAAATCCTTGAGGCTTTTAAGCGCCCACGCCGAGGGAAAGTCCTCCGGAGTCTCCATAAAAGTCTCGCGTCCGGTGAATCGGTAGGGGCTCGCTGCCGGTGACCCGGAACTTCTGGCAACGACGCAGGTGATGCGCTGGTCGAATGCCGCCGCATAGATTGACTGTTTGCCGTATCGGGAAAATCCCGTCATACCGACCGCCTTGTCATCGATGGGGTACCCCGATGTTGGGCTAAGAAGGTAGTCCAGCGTCCGACTAGCCAACCAGGCCTGAATGCCCAGTGACGAAGACCAGGTCGCATCCGGATATTCCTTCTGGAAGGTTCGCCAGACATTCTCGTATTCGGGATAGTCTGGCTCTCGATGATGCGTATCCAGGCCCGGAAAAAGGCAAACGATGTAGCCTCGCTTCAGCGCTTCTTTACCCCAATTGTCTTTTTGATAAAAGCGGGGCGAGGTTATCAGTAGTGGCTTCGCCGTGACGTCCGCAGGGTCTGGCTCCCACACTTCAATTTCGAACGACCTCTGATTGGGTGTATCGAATGTAAGGACGATTCGTTTACGTGTTGAACCATCCGCGGAAGCCTGGGTACTGATCACTTCCGCAGAAAGTAACGACGGTACTTCTTGGGGGAAATGGCCGATGTAGTAGTCACACCAGAGCTTCTTGATTTCCACCTTGCGTGCCTTCCAATCGTCTGTCGTCTTCACGACCTCGCCATTGAGGCAGGTCATGGCGTCAGGCAGATCAGCGTCAGAATAGCCCGTCCGAGAATTCTCATCCGCATCACAAAGAGCCGTCGAAAAGAAAACAAATGCGATGCACGGTATGACGTACCTACGTCTTTTCATCTCAAAACCTATAACCTGGTTCCCTGGCATCACCCTTGAGCAGACAAACGAGGATGCGAGCACTTCAATTGCTCTAAGAGCACTTCACCGTGAAATGTGCCCCCGGCGGGGACACAACGTTCGTAGAATCAGCAATCGCTTTCAAGGAGCCATTTGAATGTCAAAGACCTGCGGGCCAGCCCCAACGGCAAACTCTAATTGGCTGGTTGCAAAGTCTTGATACTTGGTCGGAATATCAGACCGTTTAGGGGCCTTGTATGAGCGTGCCTCACTTTCGGCGACATCCTCAGTCACCGGCATTACCGTCACCTTGTAAGTCCCATTGGGAATCCCTTGGCCGTGCTGGCTTCCCAATTGATAGGAACCATCTTCTCCAAGTACGGCACTTGCCCCAAAACCCGAATCCGACATAAAGCAAACGACGCCGTCGGAAACAGGTTGTCCATCAAAAGTAACGGTGCCGGAGACTTTGGATATTTCCAAATCAGACGTATTGCAACCGCAAAATGCCAAACCCGAAACAACCAAGCACAAGCCAGCAACCGTACGTACACTTGTCACCATCAAAGAGTTCTCCCCGTCAATCAACACCGATCGACCAACGAAATGAATAAAGACGAATTCTATATCGCGTCCAACTAGAGCGGACTGTTCTCCAAGACCTGACCGTCATCGCGAATACAGATGTTACGCAGTGTCGTCCAATCAACCGTTTCGGCGAGGAAGTTCGTTCCCGCATCGACGCGTAGCACCATGGCCCCTCCGGGATGGGCAGAGTGAATCGGCGTGTTACAGCCAGTTTGATGGTTCCCGCCACTTCCGGAGACCAACGTGCGGAATCCAACACCATAACGCATCGTCGAGACGTTATAGTAGGCGCCTCGGGTAGATGTCCAGTCGCTGTCGTCAGGGCCGCCAGGGTAACTTCTGTTAAACGTTCCTATCCACGCACCACGCCGACTGCTGTTGCGCTGATCGATGTTGCTTCCGCTCGAGTTCACTGTCCAATTTGACTGTTCCGCAACGATGATTGTGTTGGTTGTCCCGTCCGATATTTGAGCCATCCGTAATGACTCGTTGGGAATCAACGAACCATTACTGCACGCATATCCTGAATTGGTGGCAACACAGCGATCCTGACCAGTCGGATCGATACTGCTGGTACTCGAAGTGCACGCACCTGCGATTCCGATATAGTCGGTCGTGCTGCATTCAACCGGCCCACTAGGATTCTCCGCGAATTCCGGCAGCGGGCTGGAGGGGCATTGATAGGCGGTGGCAGGAAATCCTTGCATGACCTCGTAGTTGTGCTGTCGAACTCCCGTCATCGAATTTGAGTCGAAAAGCATGGCCGATGAGTGGCTAAAATCCAATTGATCGTAGGCGTTATTCTGCTCGAGAAATGGAAGCAGGTGGACCAGGAAATTCGAATGCCAGTAGTATTGAACCCCCATCGGAAACTTGAGGTGCGTGTCATGGTAATTGTGAATGGCGATTCCGACCTGACGCAACTTGTTGCTGCAAGACATTCGTCTGGCAGCTTCCCGAGCCTGCTGAACCGCCGGTAACAACAATGCAATCAAGACTCCGATAATGGCAATTACCACGAGTAGCTCAACTAAAGTAAACCCGGCTAACGATCGAAGTGTTCTAGGCATGACAATTCTCGAAAAAGAGGAATGAAAAGTTCCAATGCGAATTTCTTTGCGATTGGAATACTGTCTAGCTTATCTCAGCGACATCCATAGTAAACGCGCATAGGCGCAAACATCTTTTCTGTTTGCGCACGGCGGTCGAGATTCAATATAAGCCCCCCAACTATTACCCCGAATAATGCCAAGTAAATCGGGCAGCTTCTCTTGGAGTTTGAGCAAGAAAGAAAATGCTTCCAGTCTTTGGCTACACTGCCCTATGTCGCCAGGCTGGAAACCATTGTAGTTCGCCAGCCTGAGGGTGCCGTTCCTAATTGACAGGACGAACGATCCACTAGAGCGGATTGTTCTCCAAGACCTGACCGTCATCGCGAATACAGATGTTACGCAGTGTCGTCCAATCAACCGTTTCGGCGAGGAAGTTCGTTCCCGCATCGACGCGTAGCACCATGGCCCCTCCGGGATGGGCAGAGTGAATCGGCGTGTTACAGCCAGTTTGATGGTTCCCGCCACTTCCGGAGACCAACGTGCGGAATCCAACACCATAACGCATCGTCGAGACGTTATAGTAGGCGCCTCGGGTAGATGTCCAGTCGCTGTCGTTAGGGCCACCAGGATAACCTCTGTTAGAAGACCCAATCCACGCACCACGCCGACTGCTGTTGCGCTGATCAATGTTGCTTCCGCTCGAGTTCACTGTCCAATTTGACTGTTCCGCAACGATGATCGTGTTGGTTGTTCCGTCCGAAATTTGAGCCATCCGCAATGACTCGTTGGGA
It encodes the following:
- a CDS encoding DUF1559 domain-containing protein; protein product: MPRTLRSLAGFTLVELLVVIAIIGVLIALLLPAVQQAREAARRMSCSNKLRQVGIAIHNYHDTHLKFPMGVQYYWHSNFLVHLLPFLEQNNAYDQLDFSHSSAMLFDSNSMTGVRQHNYEVMQGFPATAYQCPSSPLPEFAENPSGPVECSTTDYIGIAGACTSSTSSIDPTGQDRCVATNSGYACSNGSLIPNESLRMAQISDGTTNTIIVAEQSNWTVNSSGSNIDQRNSSRRGAWIGTFNRSYPGGPDDSDWTSTRGAYYNVSTMRYGVGFRTLVSGSGGNHQTGCNTPIHSAHPGGAMVLRVDAGTNFLAETVDWTTLRNICIRDDGQVLENSPL
- a CDS encoding glucuronyl esterase domain-containing protein is translated as MKRRRYVIPCIAFVFFSTALCDADENSRTGYSDADLPDAMTCLNGEVVKTTDDWKARKVEIKKLWCDYYIGHFPQEVPSLLSAEVISTQASADGSTRKRIVLTFDTPNQRSFEIEVWEPDPADVTAKPLLITSPRFYQKDNWGKEALKRGYIVCLFPGLDTHHREPDYPEYENVWRTFQKEYPDATWSSSLGIQAWLASRTLDYLLSPTSGYPIDDKAVGMTGFSRYGKQSIYAAAFDQRITCVVARSSGSPAASPYRFTGRETFMETPEDFPSAWALKSLKDFQGRENELPIASNALIACIAPRHLMIDTAYNDGGDPTFGVERSYLNAKKAWDLYGKSENICLSYRKGNHGPITNEQVQHNLDYFDMAFGRSEAKQSDFPEVLLHAFDWNTWKASQRRSDLTIAPQASVRQKIEWMLGEPSSSIKSAGEYHIKSGSELGVADSSRDRWNPGGIQRVPFSFSGKMHGNIFFNPNRTQFKATVVWLHPWNYSHGSNEGYGVQGTTVYYRLAQQGYKVVMYDQFGFGDHLTDAVGFYDEHPAWSRLGRAVYDVSKVIDFLVDGKGITAEPVPPTDPKKIYICGFAYGGMVGLYATALDERIAGIACFSGFTPMRSDGDSKPTGGIRRFWQWHALMPKLGLYHGNEEGIPYDYEDVLGLIAPRKCLIYAPKRDRFADHDDLKSCTKKARASWQDSREMTFLTPDDICRFQSTQQDALLRWLEAAVD